A genomic region of Zea mays cultivar B73 chromosome 6, Zm-B73-REFERENCE-NAM-5.0, whole genome shotgun sequence contains the following coding sequences:
- the LOC118472156 gene encoding uncharacterized protein, translating into MGPYEIKETCGPVAYQLKLPPHMSTVHDVFHVSQLRKCVRLPTEVLPEPEIEIEPDLSYQEYPVKVLDQKERSTRARSIRMYKVQWSHHSVEEATWETEDFLRSCFLNFLPKRVDCNLADGEYVLVPEQGAAQEVAPNPALEPAPEDLPAPALEGKPRFYA; encoded by the exons atgggaccctacgagatcaaggaaacttgtggaccagtagcatatcaattgaagttgccaccacacatgtcaactgttcatgatgtgttccatgtatctcagctacgaaaatgtgtccgcttacccactgaagtgctacctgaaccagaaattgagatagaaccagacctgtcctatcaagagtaccccgtcaaggtattggatcagaaagagagatcaacgcgggcaaggtcgatcagaatgtataaggttcagtggagtcaccattcagtagaagaagctacatgggagactgaggattttctacgctcttgcTTCCTCAACTTTCTGCCCaaaagagtcg actgcaacctcgctgacggagagtacgtcctcgtgccggagcaaggagctgctcaggaggtagccccgaatccagcactagagcctgcaccagaggatctgcctgccccagctttggaaggcaagccccggttttatgcataa